A window from Triticum aestivum cultivar Chinese Spring chromosome 6D, IWGSC CS RefSeq v2.1, whole genome shotgun sequence encodes these proteins:
- the LOC123144998 gene encoding cationic amino acid transporter 9, chloroplastic: MTQGPTSLLPVWARTTARRPSSRRQSLHATTAEAMDGEEAHHRPSSSSSSGRPFLSGLCAAALRRKPISARASAAASGEGLVRQLGVLELVLLGIGASIGAGIFVITGTVARDAGPGVTISFALAGAACVLNALCYAELASRFPAVVGGAYLYTYAAFNELTAFLVFTQLMLDYHIGAASIARSLASYFIQFLELIPSVKGNVPSWIGHGEEFFGGVVSVNILAPILLLILTVILCRGVKESSAVNTFMTTLKIIIVIVVVFAGVFEVDVSNWSPFMPNGFKAVVTGSTVVFFAYVGFDAVANSAEEAKNPQRDLPIGILGSLLACVILYVAVCLVITGMLPYTLLGEDAPLAEAFSAKGLKFVTVLISIGAVAGLTTTLLVGLYVQSRLYLGLGRDGLLPSIFSKVHPTLHTPLHSQIWVGCVAAVLAGLFNVHALSHILSVGTLTGYSVVSACVITLRWSDKATNSRSLGKISIWQEGVFCLVIVALCGFIAGISYRFSYSIAFIIIAFLIATVGSFSLLYRQVYVPVDPPRFSCPGVPMVPIVSVFFNMFLFAQLHEEAWYRFVILSLIAVGVYAGYGQYNAVPSTSDHSSVAYHGVPSEAP, from the exons ATGACGCAAGGGCCGACGTCACTCCTCCCTGTCTGGGCGCGGACGACTGCGCGAAGGCCCAGTAGTCGACGCCAGTCGCTCCACGCCACCACCGCAGAGGCCATGGATGGAGAAGAAGCGCACCAcaggccctcctcctcctcctcgtccggccgccCCTTCCTCTCCGGTCTCTGCGCCGCCGCGCTCCGCCGCAAGCCCATCTCCGCGCGCGCCTCTGCCGCCGCCTCCGGCGAGGGCCTCGTCCGGCAGCTCGGCGTCCTCGAGCTCGTGCTCCTCGGGATCGGCGCGTCCATCGGCGCCGGCATCTTCGTCATCACCGGAACCGTCGCCCGCGACGCCGGCCCAG GTGTTACAATCAGTTTTGCTCTCGCTGGGGCTGCGTGTGTGCTCAATGCATTGTGCTATGCTGAGCTGGCATCTCGTTTTCCTGCCGTGGTCGGCGGAGCATACTTGTACACATATGCAGCGTTTAATGAACTCACGGCCTTCTTGGTTTTCACTCAGTTGATGCTTGATTACCATATTGGGGCAGCAAGCATTGCTCGTAGCTTAGCAAGCTATTTTATCCAATTCTTGGAGCTGATTCCGTCTGTGAAAGGCAATGTTCCGAGTTGGATTGGGCATGGAGAAGAGTTTTTTGGTGGTGTTGTTTCAGTTAACATATTGGCTCCAATCCTTCTTCTCATCCTGACTGTGATCCTATGCCGCGGTGTCAAAGAATCATCTGCAGTGAATACCTTTATGACTACATTGAAG ATAATCATCGTCATAGTCGTTGTATTTGCTGGTGTGTTTGAGGTGGATGTGTCAAACTGGTCACCATTTATGCCGAATGGTTTCAAAGCTGTTGTAACCGGATCTACAGTAGTCTTCTTTGCATATGTTGGATTTGATGCAGTTGCTAATTCTGCCGAGGAAGCTAAAAACCCACAG CGGGACTTGCCTATTGGCATCCTAGGAAGCCTTCTGGCATGTGTCATCCTATATGTTGCTGTATGCTTGGTGATTACTGGAATGTTGCCATATACATTACTGGGTGAAGATGCGCCCTTGGCTGAGGCTTTTTCTGCAAAGGGGCTGAAATTTGTAACTGTTTTGATCAGCATTGGAGCTGTTGCTGGTCTTACTACAACACTTCTTGTTGGTCTGTATGTTCAG TCACGTTTGTATCTTGGACTTGGAAGGGACGGCCTACTACCTTCAATATTTTCTAAAGTTCATCCAACACTGCATACTCCTCTGCACTCTCAGATCTGGGTTGGTTGTGTTGCGGCAGTCTTAGCTGGCCTCTTTAATGTGCATGCACTCTCTCATATTCTCTCAGTTGGCACACTG ACAGGCTACTCGGTTGTATCAGCTTGTGTGATCACACTTCGATGGAGCGACAAAGCAACTAATTCTCGCTCCCTTGGAAAAATTTCAATCTGGCAGGAGGGTGTTTTTTGTCTTGTCATAGTGGCTCTCTGTGGTTTCATAGCAGGAATATCCTACCGATTTAGCTATTCTATTGCCTTCATCATCATAGCTTTTCTGATAGCTACCGTCGGCAGTTTTTCTCTGCTGTATCGACAG GTGTATGTTCCTGTGGACCCGCCTCGCTTTTCTTGTCCTGGAGTTCCTATGGTTCCGATTGTCTCTGTTTTCTTCAATATGTTTTTGTTTGCTCAG CTACATGAAGAAGCTTGGTATAGATTTGTCATCCTTAGTCTCATCGCTGTGGGAGTATATGCTGGATATGGTCAGTACAACGCTGTTCCATCTACTTCGGACCACTCGTCTGTTGCATACCATGGAGTGCCTTCGGAAGCCCCATGA